In Elaeis guineensis isolate ETL-2024a chromosome 1, EG11, whole genome shotgun sequence, a genomic segment contains:
- the LOC105032570 gene encoding VQ motif-containing protein 11 codes for MATVVVVRSTAFNYKATPLSSHALIPLSSFLLHFLILTHLLMASPTPTNTKDLESNSSSSSSPPTPPPQPLPQPTWITTNNTTYVQAEPWAFRAVVQKLTGVPEDSPHKLPVSGAPRSNRAPPPPPPPASLLKRQKLQERRRAPAKLEIELGASSARCSRPHHHLWSSKPEVAAGFSSPVSPMDPFFFNVPSPSPTTPSPSSLKREKEEEEEKRAIVEKGFFYLHPSARSGEEPPKLLALFPLHSSRDSSPR; via the coding sequence atggCAACAGTAGTAGTTGTTCGATCTACAGCTTTTAACTATAAAGCAACCCCACTATCATCTCATGCCTtgattcctctctcttctttccttcTCCACTTCCTCATTCTAACCCACCTATTGATGGCTTCTCCCACACCCACCAACACCAAAGACctggagtcaaactcctcctcctcttcttctcctccaacgCCACCGCCGCAGCCGCTGCCGCAGCCGACGTGGATTACTACGAATAATACGACGTACGTGCAGGCGGAGCCGTGGGCGTTCCGCGCGGTGGTCCAGAAGCTCACCGGCGTCCCAGAGGACTCTCCTCACAAACTCCCCGTTAGTGGGGCTCCTCGCAGCAACCGGGCCCCACCTCCTCCACCCCCGCCGGCGAGCTTGCTAAAGCGGCAGAAGCTCCAGGAGCGGCGGCGCGCCCCAGCCAAGCTGGAGATCGAGCTGGGCGCCTCCTCGGCTCGCTGTAGTAGACCTCATCACCACCTTTGGAGTAGTAAACCCGAGGTGGCGGCCGGCTTCTCTTCTCCGGTCTCTCCTAtggatcccttcttctttaacgTCCCTTCTCCGAGTCCTACGACGCCATCTCCCTCTTCgttaaagagggagaaagaggaggaggaggagaagagagcaATAGTGGAGAAGGGCTTCTTCTACCTCCATCCTTCCGCAAGGAGTGGTGAAGAGCCGCCCAAGCTTTTGGCTTTGTTCCCCCTCCATTCGTCCCGTGACTCCTCTCCTCGTTAG